One genomic region from Streptomyces sp. NBC_01304 encodes:
- a CDS encoding phage tail protein, producing MAEFNVNAHRFDPYKNFKFLVLWDGRTVAGISKISPLKRTTEVVKHRHGGDPSSPRKSPGRSEFEGITLERGVTHDPEFDRWANKVWQVGAGLGSEVSLADFRKDIVIQVLNEAGQVAVSHKLYRTWPSEYQVLGELDANANAVAIQSLKLECEGWERDYEVPEPEEPSFLNPA from the coding sequence ATGGCTGAGTTCAACGTCAACGCCCATCGCTTCGACCCCTACAAGAACTTCAAGTTCCTGGTCCTGTGGGACGGTCGTACGGTCGCGGGCATCAGCAAGATCAGTCCGCTGAAGCGGACCACCGAGGTCGTCAAGCACCGGCACGGCGGCGACCCGAGCTCCCCGCGCAAGTCGCCGGGCCGCTCCGAGTTCGAGGGCATCACGCTGGAGCGCGGGGTCACCCACGACCCCGAGTTCGACCGCTGGGCCAACAAGGTCTGGCAGGTCGGGGCCGGTCTCGGCTCCGAGGTGTCCCTTGCCGACTTCCGCAAGGACATCGTCATCCAGGTCCTCAACGAGGCCGGACAGGTCGCCGTCTCGCACAAGCTCTACCGGACCTGGCCCAGCGAGTACCAGGTCCTCGGCGAGCTGGACGCCAACGCCAACGCGGTGGCCATCCAGTCGCTGAAGCTCGAGTGCGAGGGCTGGGAGCGCGACTACGAGGTGCCCGAGCCCGAGGAGCCCTCCTTCCTCAACCCGGCCTGA